A region of uncultured Desulfobacter sp. DNA encodes the following proteins:
- a CDS encoding NUDIX hydrolase, translating into MSPSPDSPPRAYPDRPTLAVGAVVFKDNKVLLVKRGNPPARGVWAIPGGSVELGETLQQAAEREIFEETGIIIQAGKPIFSFESILRDDKNRIRFHYYIVDLEASYVSGELTAGDDALDAGWISKEKLSSLNVTSATRDLLIQSFNFG; encoded by the coding sequence TTGAGCCCCTCACCTGACAGCCCCCCCAGAGCATATCCAGACAGGCCCACCCTTGCGGTGGGCGCGGTTGTATTTAAAGACAACAAAGTGCTTCTTGTTAAACGAGGCAATCCCCCGGCCAGAGGCGTCTGGGCAATTCCGGGCGGCAGTGTGGAATTGGGAGAAACCCTTCAACAGGCAGCCGAAAGGGAAATTTTCGAAGAAACCGGAATTATCATCCAGGCCGGCAAACCCATATTTTCATTTGAATCCATCCTCAGGGACGACAAGAACCGGATTAGATTTCATTATTATATCGTAGATCTTGAAGCAAGTTACGTAAGTGGTGAACTCACTGCCGGAGACGATGCCCTGGATGCCGGGTGGATCTCCAAGGAAAAGCTGAGCAGCCTTAACGTCACTTCTGCCACCCGGGATCTTCTCATCCAGTCCTTTAATTTTGGATAA
- a CDS encoding NADP-dependent malic enzyme: MLKFTDALEYHSSGRKGKIEVITTKPCATSRDLSLAYSPGVAKPCLEIKKNPDMAYEYTAKGNLVAVVSNGTAVLGLGNIGALAGKPVMEGKGVLFKSFADIDVFDIELNTKDPDELIRTVQVLEPTFGGINLEDIKGPECFYIEEKLTKTMNIPVFHDDQHGTAIIAAAGMINALELVGKKIEEIKIVFNGAGAAGIACANLLITMGINRNNLILCDSKGVIYKGRTDGMNPYKERLAAQTDARTLEDAMKGADIFFGVSVKGALTPDMLRVMAKDPIVFAMANPDPEITPGEAKAVRSDVIIGTGRSDYNNQVNNVLCFPFLFRGALDTHASAINDEMKLAAVHALAQLAKEDVPDSVRRAYSNSEIQFGREYLLPKPFDPRVLLRMAPAVAKAAMDSGVARRPILDMEKYVEHLEAMQGRSKEIMRTIINKAKTDPKRVVFPEGEEDKILRAAQVLLDEEIAIPILIGNEEIIRSKAMELNIDLRATEIINPRRSEKLKAYSEILFAKRQRKGMTRYDARRHLQEDGNYFGAIMVEQGDADALLSGINAHYPEVILPAIEVIGKKDGLSKVHGLYMMVFKKDVIFCADTTVTIEPTAEELAETAILAAEEVRYFDITPRIAMLSFSNFGSAQHPLTLKVKKATALVKEWAPELTVDGEMQANIALDPEIVEKQYPFSKLKGDANIFIFPDLQSGNITYKMLAKLGNAVAVGPILMGMKKPIHVLQREDDVADIVNMAAMAVNDAQMNRMRDIE; this comes from the coding sequence ATGTTAAAATTTACTGATGCGTTAGAATATCACAGCAGCGGTCGTAAAGGTAAAATTGAAGTTATTACCACAAAACCGTGTGCAACGAGCAGGGATCTGTCTTTAGCCTACAGCCCGGGTGTTGCAAAACCATGCCTGGAAATTAAAAAAAATCCGGATATGGCCTATGAATATACCGCCAAAGGTAATCTTGTCGCCGTTGTTTCCAACGGAACGGCAGTTCTTGGCCTTGGAAATATCGGTGCCCTTGCCGGCAAGCCGGTTATGGAGGGCAAGGGAGTCCTGTTCAAAAGCTTTGCCGATATAGATGTTTTTGATATTGAACTGAACACCAAAGATCCCGATGAATTGATCCGTACAGTCCAGGTGCTTGAGCCAACCTTCGGCGGTATCAACCTGGAGGATATCAAAGGGCCGGAATGCTTCTATATTGAAGAAAAACTGACGAAGACCATGAATATTCCCGTGTTCCACGATGACCAGCACGGCACTGCGATTATTGCCGCCGCCGGAATGATCAATGCCCTTGAACTCGTCGGGAAAAAAATTGAAGAGATCAAGATTGTATTCAACGGGGCCGGTGCCGCCGGTATTGCCTGTGCCAACCTTCTGATCACCATGGGTATCAACAGGAACAACCTTATCCTCTGCGACTCCAAGGGCGTTATTTATAAAGGCCGCACCGACGGCATGAACCCGTACAAAGAACGATTGGCTGCACAAACCGATGCCCGGACCCTTGAAGATGCCATGAAAGGCGCGGATATTTTTTTCGGGGTGTCAGTCAAAGGGGCGCTTACCCCGGACATGCTGCGCGTCATGGCCAAAGACCCCATTGTTTTTGCCATGGCCAATCCTGATCCGGAGATCACCCCGGGCGAAGCAAAAGCCGTACGCAGTGATGTTATCATCGGCACCGGACGCTCGGACTACAATAACCAGGTGAACAATGTCCTGTGCTTCCCATTCCTGTTCCGCGGTGCTCTGGACACCCACGCCAGCGCCATCAATGACGAGATGAAACTTGCCGCCGTTCACGCCCTTGCCCAGCTTGCCAAAGAAGATGTACCGGATTCCGTGCGCCGGGCCTACAGCAACAGTGAAATTCAATTCGGGCGTGAATATCTTCTCCCCAAACCGTTTGACCCCCGGGTCCTGTTACGCATGGCACCGGCCGTTGCCAAGGCCGCCATGGATTCAGGTGTCGCCAGAAGACCCATCCTGGACATGGAAAAATACGTTGAACACCTGGAGGCGATGCAGGGGCGCTCAAAAGAGATTATGCGGACCATTATCAACAAAGCAAAAACAGATCCCAAACGGGTGGTCTTTCCGGAAGGTGAAGAAGATAAAATCCTGCGTGCCGCACAGGTCCTGCTGGATGAGGAAATTGCCATCCCGATTCTTATCGGCAATGAAGAAATCATCCGTAGCAAAGCCATGGAACTAAATATTGACTTACGCGCCACCGAAATTATAAATCCCCGCAGAAGTGAAAAGCTCAAAGCGTATTCGGAAATTCTTTTTGCCAAACGTCAACGCAAGGGCATGACACGATATGATGCCCGACGTCACCTGCAGGAAGATGGAAATTACTTCGGTGCCATCATGGTGGAACAAGGCGATGCAGATGCTCTGCTTTCCGGCATCAACGCCCACTATCCGGAAGTGATCCTGCCTGCCATAGAAGTAATCGGCAAAAAGGATGGTTTGTCCAAAGTTCATGGCCTGTATATGATGGTGTTCAAAAAAGATGTAATCTTTTGCGCCGATACAACCGTGACCATTGAACCAACGGCAGAAGAGCTTGCGGAAACAGCCATCCTGGCAGCTGAAGAGGTCCGGTATTTTGATATCACACCACGGATTGCCATGCTCTCCTTTTCCAACTTCGGCAGCGCCCAGCATCCATTGACCCTGAAAGTGAAAAAAGCAACCGCGCTGGTCAAGGAGTGGGCCCCTGAGCTCACGGTGGACGGGGAAATGCAGGCCAACATTGCCCTGGACCCGGAAATCGTTGAAAAGCAGTACCCATTCTCCAAGCTCAAGGGGGATGCAAATATTTTCATCTTTCCGGACCTGCAGTCGGGCAATATCACCTATAAAATGCTGGCCAAACTGGGAAATGCCGTTGCAGTCGGCCCCATCCTCATGGGGATGAAAAAACCCATCCATGTGCTGCAGCGCGAAGATGATGTCGCCGACATTGTCAATATGGCGGCGATGGCTGTCAACGATGCCCAGATGAACAGAATGAGAGACATAGAATAA
- a CDS encoding CoA ester lyase yields the protein MNKPCRSILSVPGHKEKMHASAALSQADVIMLDLEDSVPVDKKEAARESIMASLSSVNFNQKSIYLRINSVDSPFAYKDLIQVVESAREGLDAIVVPKVNHEGDIHFISRLLDGLEMALGLEKQIRIQACIETAQGLARVRQIAGAADRISSLAFGIADYQASIGAGLISLSGHGENEDQVYAGHRWHFPISRVVMAAKAQGLLALDAPYGNFQDTDGLRKSAGQSRALGCDGKWVIHPDQIQVVNQVFTPAPEEIVRARQILDAAGDQSTGAVAVQGRMVDLATVRIARRVWEQAIFLELA from the coding sequence ATGAACAAGCCTTGCCGAAGTATACTTTCCGTACCCGGCCACAAGGAAAAAATGCACGCCAGTGCAGCGCTTTCACAAGCCGATGTGATTATGCTGGATTTGGAAGACAGTGTGCCTGTTGACAAAAAAGAGGCTGCCCGGGAATCGATTATGGCCTCGTTGTCCTCTGTAAACTTTAACCAGAAATCCATATATCTGCGCATCAACAGTGTGGATAGCCCCTTTGCTTATAAAGACCTGATACAGGTGGTCGAATCTGCCAGGGAGGGTCTTGACGCAATAGTCGTGCCCAAGGTGAACCATGAGGGCGACATCCATTTTATATCCCGGTTGCTGGACGGACTTGAGATGGCTCTTGGACTGGAAAAACAAATTCGAATCCAGGCCTGTATAGAAACGGCCCAGGGGCTTGCACGGGTCAGGCAGATTGCCGGTGCCGCTGACAGGATATCCAGTTTGGCCTTTGGAATTGCCGATTACCAGGCCAGTATCGGTGCCGGACTGATTTCATTATCCGGCCACGGTGAAAATGAAGACCAGGTCTATGCGGGCCACCGGTGGCATTTTCCCATCAGCCGGGTAGTCATGGCCGCCAAGGCCCAGGGCCTTCTGGCCCTGGACGCCCCCTATGGCAATTTCCAAGATACTGACGGCCTGAGAAAGTCGGCGGGGCAGTCCAGGGCACTGGGATGTGACGGCAAGTGGGTGATCCACCCCGACCAGATTCAGGTCGTGAACCAGGTGTTTACACCGGCACCGGAAGAGATCGTCAGGGCCCGGCAGATTCTGGATGCCGCAGGTGATCAGTCAACCGGGGCCGTGGCTGTCCAGGGCCGTATGGTGGATCTTGCCACTGTCCGTATCGCCCGCCGTGTATGGGAGCAGGCGATCTTCCTGGAACTGGCCTAA
- a CDS encoding PAS domain S-box protein, with product MDIHKQEKGIWIAMPPGSRRDNVAARLGKMKFNGACHPGFPKDLSENNQSDHPKIVVADMALTGGMTALEHAGMLWEQWFIPTLFLVGPKDMADLTPEEYNPVFRIISDSCSDIELKLNLELGIHAAHMEKERQKRFKELETESAWLKMLVEESRDAIVVVDKQGRVHDANQTFAKVLGYTMEELFDLSVWDWDARLSKSDILEKLKNVDMSGDLFETLHLRKDGSIFDTEISTKAAMWKGRKMVCCTCRQITERIQYQNKLQESQARLAALSDASFESIFLSDQGVCLDQNLTAQRMFGYSRDEAVGRSGMEWIQSADRETVRHNILSGYEKPYEVTALRKDGTTFPAEIQGRMFMAFGRRIRSTAVRDISERKRIEEEKIQALDQVADASKLALVGQVAGKMAHDFNNILGIMMGHVELSLLECRDPEIRKTLELVIEQTHRGKNLTRNLVAFANAQEPRQEFFPVDQKIEQTLTLLKMDLEGIYLIRDYVETAPDLFADSGMIEHALVNVLQNAIHALSLSTQPTILIKTYDKGGYLWIKIEDNGCGIPEDFLGRIFEPAFTLKGSRDKTRAYKEGIKGTGYGMANVKKYVSQHHGLIEVHSTLGQGTRVEMAFPVIEKNLTPKEVQEIEAQNFCSGKSILLVEDEASIADLQFRILTRPPCNHQVDLADTGLNAMELFDRNFYDIISLDYMLPGGINGMDVYHYIRKKTPDIPILFISGNIEFLESIRDLTQKDAWVDHLSKPCRNMDYLHSVHRLLNRAEASKK from the coding sequence ATGGATATACACAAGCAAGAGAAAGGAATATGGATTGCCATGCCCCCCGGCAGCAGGAGAGACAACGTGGCTGCCCGCTTGGGAAAAATGAAGTTTAATGGGGCCTGCCATCCTGGTTTTCCTAAAGATTTGAGCGAAAATAATCAGTCAGATCATCCAAAAATAGTTGTGGCGGATATGGCCCTGACCGGCGGAATGACTGCCCTGGAACATGCCGGGATGCTCTGGGAACAATGGTTCATTCCCACTCTGTTTCTTGTCGGGCCCAAGGATATGGCCGACCTGACTCCCGAAGAATACAATCCTGTTTTTAGAATTATTTCTGATTCCTGTTCGGATATTGAACTTAAATTGAATCTGGAACTTGGCATCCATGCAGCACATATGGAAAAGGAAAGGCAAAAAAGGTTCAAAGAGCTTGAAACGGAATCAGCCTGGCTGAAAATGCTTGTGGAGGAATCCCGTGACGCAATTGTTGTGGTGGACAAGCAGGGCAGGGTTCATGATGCCAACCAGACCTTTGCCAAGGTTCTGGGGTACACCATGGAAGAGCTTTTTGACTTGTCTGTATGGGATTGGGACGCCCGGTTGTCCAAGTCGGATATACTTGAGAAACTGAAAAATGTTGATATGTCGGGGGATCTGTTTGAAACCCTCCATCTTCGTAAGGATGGTTCTATTTTTGATACAGAGATCAGCACTAAAGCGGCCATGTGGAAGGGACGAAAGATGGTGTGCTGCACCTGCAGGCAGATTACGGAGCGGATTCAGTATCAAAATAAACTGCAGGAGAGCCAGGCCCGCCTGGCAGCTCTTTCCGATGCCTCGTTTGAATCTATTTTTCTTTCCGACCAGGGGGTCTGTCTGGATCAGAACCTGACAGCCCAAAGAATGTTCGGCTACTCCCGTGATGAAGCTGTGGGGAGATCCGGCATGGAGTGGATCCAGTCCGCAGACCGGGAAACAGTCCGGCACAATATTTTGTCAGGCTATGAAAAGCCCTACGAAGTCACAGCCCTTCGGAAAGACGGCACCACCTTTCCCGCTGAAATCCAAGGCCGGATGTTTATGGCCTTTGGCCGAAGAATTCGAAGTACAGCCGTGCGTGATATCAGTGAGCGAAAACGAATTGAAGAAGAAAAGATCCAGGCGCTTGACCAGGTTGCCGACGCCAGTAAGCTGGCCTTGGTGGGGCAGGTGGCCGGAAAAATGGCCCATGATTTTAACAATATCCTGGGGATCATGATGGGCCATGTGGAGTTGTCTCTTCTGGAGTGCCGGGATCCGGAAATCCGAAAGACCCTTGAACTGGTGATTGAGCAGACCCACAGAGGTAAAAATTTGACCAGAAATCTGGTGGCCTTTGCCAATGCCCAGGAGCCCAGGCAGGAATTTTTTCCTGTTGATCAGAAAATAGAGCAGACTTTAACGCTTTTAAAAATGGATCTGGAGGGTATTTACCTGATCCGGGATTATGTCGAAACAGCACCGGATTTGTTTGCCGACTCCGGAATGATAGAGCATGCATTGGTAAATGTTCTGCAAAACGCTATCCACGCCCTGAGTCTTTCCACCCAGCCGACAATTCTTATCAAAACCTATGATAAAGGCGGATACTTATGGATTAAGATTGAGGATAATGGATGCGGTATCCCCGAGGACTTTCTTGGACGGATTTTTGAGCCCGCCTTTACGCTCAAAGGTTCCCGGGATAAAACCCGTGCCTACAAAGAGGGCATCAAGGGAACCGGTTATGGAATGGCCAACGTTAAAAAATATGTGTCCCAGCACCATGGGTTGATTGAAGTACACTCCACGCTTGGGCAGGGAACCCGGGTGGAGATGGCTTTCCCGGTGATTGAAAAAAATTTAACCCCCAAAGAAGTGCAGGAGATTGAGGCACAAAATTTTTGTTCCGGCAAATCTATTCTTTTGGTGGAAGACGAGGCTTCCATCGCCGATCTCCAGTTTCGGATTTTAACCCGGCCCCCCTGCAACCACCAGGTAGATCTGGCGGATACAGGCCTGAACGCCATGGAATTATTTGACCGGAATTTTTATGATATTATCAGTCTGGATTATATGCTTCCCGGCGGCATCAACGGTATGGATGTCTATCATTATATCCGAAAAAAAACCCCCGATATTCCCATTCTTTTCATATCCGGAAATATAGAATTTCTGGAATCTATAAGGGATCTTACCCAGAAAGATGCCTGGGTTGATCATCTGTCCAAACCTTGCAGAAACATGGATTATCTGCATTCTGTCCATCGATTGCTCAACAGAGCCGAAGCATCAAAGAAATGA
- a CDS encoding flagellar hook-length control protein FliK, whose product MTSNVSNINVLLTGSASDALMGAASTGTVSKDNGFSESAFQGQLDKAMQRDTDISLSDDISAQTEELSQKPNLATKKQSSEISTVDKSSFAVRTIKQKVAEIEDALENGGGLEFLSELKNLLLSLSNCDLDNMSIDKDGLEALGDLLVQAGFDQTSVEELVSDLTISLEEGDGLMSVSHFMDDLFELPLAEEDDITQAEVLMPTSDLPYIKSLLSMMGVDEQEIVSVMDEASQGARGFDFDDFIEQLDQLLQRAENSGQTYAAEGEDGALTTLVEQLDLDSFIDGSGEPLTLATLIDAFTQKLNLIKDNPEDQAEQIIADMFETNSFDAPPTQSGQQELLNQLLSGLNIQTDNEETVDSAITISANSDAMVEEIEDHFHVQFIDQISRGNVTTKTVTDGQATDNATPTDIQTEQTDSDDTVNKMVNTVSDTAGYTKESVSQVAMKTPQADAELEEISSTTNSQSGETTSKNSENQTLVFGVEKTNTTTTSQTSGTQRMNQSFSTLPDFVTRQVGKSLVRSINTGDDTIRMQLRPPELGRVYMSIDHNGNTMKVSVITEHQSTKDILAANVNEIRTMLSSSGITLESFEVDMSSNFQQSMTDARAQDRSAKKQQTKNGAGNNGSDDVTENLTVQDSYITNGASLHFVA is encoded by the coding sequence ATGACATCAAATGTTTCAAACATTAATGTGTTACTGACAGGAAGCGCCTCCGACGCCCTCATGGGTGCAGCCAGTACAGGTACTGTGTCCAAAGACAATGGTTTTTCGGAATCTGCATTCCAGGGACAGCTGGACAAGGCCATGCAGAGGGATACGGACATAAGCCTTTCAGATGATATCAGTGCTCAGACGGAAGAATTATCCCAAAAGCCCAATCTTGCCACAAAGAAACAGAGCTCTGAAATATCCACGGTGGATAAGTCCAGTTTCGCGGTACGTACCATCAAACAAAAGGTCGCAGAGATTGAAGATGCCCTGGAAAATGGTGGAGGCCTTGAATTCCTCTCGGAACTGAAAAACCTGCTTCTGTCCCTTTCCAATTGTGACCTTGACAATATGTCCATAGATAAAGACGGGCTTGAAGCCCTTGGCGATCTGCTCGTCCAGGCAGGTTTTGATCAGACTTCTGTGGAAGAACTGGTATCAGATCTGACCATTTCCCTTGAAGAGGGGGACGGCCTGATGTCCGTATCACATTTCATGGATGACTTGTTTGAACTGCCCCTTGCCGAAGAGGACGATATCACCCAGGCCGAGGTGCTCATGCCCACCTCGGATCTGCCATATATAAAATCCCTTCTGTCAATGATGGGGGTGGATGAACAGGAAATTGTCTCGGTCATGGATGAGGCATCCCAAGGAGCCCGGGGATTTGATTTTGATGATTTTATAGAACAGCTTGATCAACTGCTGCAAAGAGCCGAAAACTCTGGCCAGACTTATGCTGCAGAGGGTGAGGACGGTGCATTGACCACACTGGTAGAACAGCTTGATCTGGATTCTTTTATAGACGGCTCCGGAGAGCCGTTGACACTAGCTACATTAATTGACGCTTTTACCCAGAAACTTAATCTGATAAAAGATAATCCTGAAGATCAGGCAGAACAAATCATTGCAGACATGTTTGAAACGAATTCTTTTGATGCACCCCCAACGCAGTCCGGCCAACAGGAGTTGCTGAATCAACTTTTGTCCGGATTGAATATTCAGACGGACAATGAGGAAACTGTAGATTCTGCCATAACGATTAGCGCAAATTCCGATGCCATGGTCGAGGAAATTGAAGACCACTTCCATGTTCAGTTCATAGATCAGATCAGTAGGGGCAATGTGACTACAAAAACTGTCACCGATGGCCAGGCAACGGACAATGCAACTCCCACGGACATCCAAACAGAACAAACCGATTCTGATGATACAGTTAATAAGATGGTCAACACTGTTTCCGACACGGCAGGATACACCAAGGAATCGGTATCACAGGTAGCCATGAAAACGCCCCAGGCCGATGCTGAACTCGAAGAGATTTCATCCACCACAAATTCCCAGTCAGGGGAAACAACATCTAAAAATTCAGAAAACCAGACTCTTGTTTTCGGTGTAGAAAAAACAAACACAACGACAACATCGCAAACTTCAGGTACACAACGAATGAATCAGTCTTTCTCCACACTGCCTGATTTTGTCACCCGGCAGGTGGGAAAAAGCCTTGTGCGGTCAATAAATACAGGTGACGACACCATACGGATGCAGCTCAGGCCGCCTGAATTAGGCCGTGTGTACATGAGTATTGACCACAATGGAAATACCATGAAGGTCAGTGTAATCACGGAACACCAGTCCACAAAAGACATCCTGGCGGCCAATGTCAATGAAATCAGAACCATGCTCTCCTCCTCCGGAATCACACTTGAGAGCTTTGAAGTGGACATGAGCAGCAATTTCCAACAGTCCATGACAGATGCCCGGGCCCAGGATCGGTCAGCGAAAAAGCAACAGACAAAAAACGGGGCCGGCAACAATGGTTCAGATGATGTGACAGAGAATTTAACAGTCCAGGATAGTTATATAACCAACGGTGCCTCCTTACACTTTGTTGCATAA
- a CDS encoding flagellar basal body-associated FliL family protein, which yields MAEDLLEDIEGDKLAESTDDGGTGSDEQPAKKGLIGKLLSGKKKLIIILLLALFLLGGIGAGVFFFLSGGKKEEVPEQPVDKDAVTEESIQAALEDQSKAIFEDIVQLEPFEQIFLQQNSYKQYISLGIALEMMDPGLRRQVYSMEPRIRKIIETQMRQMKWMELRTPQGKLKLKFELLNRINQIFPKVAIRHIYFTNFIMQ from the coding sequence GTGGCTGAAGACCTGCTGGAAGACATCGAAGGTGATAAACTGGCCGAATCCACAGACGATGGTGGCACAGGATCTGATGAACAGCCTGCCAAAAAGGGATTAATCGGCAAACTGTTGTCAGGGAAAAAAAAGCTGATCATTATTCTCCTGCTGGCTCTGTTTTTACTGGGCGGGATAGGTGCCGGTGTATTCTTTTTTCTTTCCGGCGGTAAGAAAGAAGAGGTCCCGGAGCAGCCCGTTGACAAAGATGCCGTGACAGAAGAAAGCATTCAAGCCGCCCTGGAAGACCAGAGCAAAGCCATATTTGAGGATATTGTCCAGCTTGAACCCTTTGAGCAGATCTTTTTACAACAAAATTCATACAAGCAGTACATATCCCTTGGTATCGCCCTTGAGATGATGGATCCTGGACTTAGAAGACAGGTGTATTCCATGGAACCCAGGATAAGAAAAATTATTGAAACCCAGATGAGACAGATGAAATGGATGGAGTTGCGAACCCCCCAGGGAAAACTAAAGCTTAAATTTGAGCTGCTGAATCGGATTAACCAGATTTTTCCCAAAGTTGCCATAAGGCATATTTATTTTACTAATTTCATAATGCAGTGA
- the fliM gene encoding flagellar motor switch protein FliM gives MSEILSQDEVDSLLDGLDSGEVETESDIPEIVEESTDGVVAYDFTSQDKVVRARMPTFDVINERLSREVRATLSSLLQTNVDVSANPFDTLKFSEFVRSLPVPTSLHVFRMEPLRGHGLVVFESQLVYNLIDTFFGGEALGKARVEGREFTTIEEVMIKKAVVAVLKNIEASWAPIEPVKASLIRSEMNPQFTAIVLPTDLVIVTRFEIELEQAAGNLVVCYPYSMIEPMRNKLSSGVQAEIEEIDYNWRRMIEEVILNSEVDLRILLGKTEITGERLLYMQPGDVIQLDNDASDPLSCFVGGLVKLTGYIGIQRGFQAFKIKDKIITDCEG, from the coding sequence ATGAGTGAAATTCTATCCCAGGATGAGGTCGACAGTTTATTAGACGGACTGGATTCCGGAGAAGTAGAAACAGAGAGTGATATTCCGGAGATTGTCGAGGAGTCGACTGACGGGGTTGTTGCTTATGACTTCACCAGCCAGGACAAGGTGGTCCGGGCACGGATGCCCACATTTGACGTTATTAACGAACGTCTGTCCAGGGAAGTTCGGGCCACTCTGTCTTCACTTCTCCAGACCAATGTGGATGTCTCTGCCAACCCCTTCGACACCCTGAAATTTTCCGAATTCGTCCGAAGTCTTCCCGTGCCCACAAGTCTTCACGTATTCAGAATGGAGCCGCTAAGGGGGCATGGGCTGGTGGTGTTTGAAAGCCAGCTGGTTTATAATCTCATTGACACTTTTTTTGGCGGCGAAGCCCTGGGGAAGGCAAGGGTGGAGGGCCGTGAATTTACCACCATTGAAGAGGTCATGATCAAAAAGGCAGTGGTGGCGGTGCTTAAAAATATTGAAGCGTCCTGGGCCCCCATTGAACCGGTAAAGGCATCCCTGATCCGCTCGGAAATGAACCCGCAGTTCACGGCCATTGTACTGCCCACCGATCTTGTCATTGTGACCCGGTTTGAAATTGAGCTGGAACAGGCCGCAGGCAATCTTGTGGTCTGCTATCCCTACTCCATGATCGAACCCATGCGAAATAAACTGTCATCCGGTGTCCAGGCGGAAATTGAAGAGATTGATTATAACTGGCGCAGGATGATTGAGGAAGTTATTCTCAACTCCGAGGTGGATTTAAGAATTCTTCTGGGTAAAACCGAAATCACCGGCGAACGGCTTTTGTATATGCAGCCCGGGGATGTCATCCAGCTGGATAACGACGCCTCTGATCCTTTGTCCTGTTTTGTGGGCGGTCTGGTCAAGCTGACGGGTTATATCGGTATCCAGCGGGGGTTTCAGGCATTTAAAATCAAAGATAAAATTATAACCGACTGTGAGGGGTAA
- the fliN gene encoding flagellar motor switch protein FliN, protein MVDENGTVNDQNLEEESGHEEERSARELDFILDIPLELSVELGKTKMLVNDLLQLSQGSIIELNKLAGEPLEVYINRKLIARGEVVVVNEKFGVRLTDVITPIDRVKSLAAEDQ, encoded by the coding sequence ATGGTTGATGAAAACGGCACCGTAAATGATCAAAATCTGGAAGAAGAGTCCGGCCATGAGGAGGAGCGGAGTGCAAGGGAACTGGATTTTATTCTGGATATTCCCTTGGAGCTTTCCGTGGAGCTGGGTAAAACCAAAATGCTGGTCAATGATCTTCTGCAACTGTCCCAGGGGTCCATTATTGAGTTGAACAAGCTTGCCGGCGAACCTTTAGAAGTCTATATCAACCGCAAGCTCATTGCCCGGGGTGAAGTTGTGGTGGTCAATGAAAAATTCGGTGTTCGTCTCACCGACGTGATCACGCCCATTGACAGGGTCAAATCCCTTGCTGCGGAAGATCAATGA
- a CDS encoding flagellar biosynthetic protein FliO — protein sequence MSSQTDMWMEFAKSFGLLFAVLAFFLMSLYLIRRFSGRLGTKGSIELIKVSSVYHLSPKEKLVLVSVLGESILIGVSPGGISSLARFDKSPETPLKPSQTAAGFQNLLKKSLKKSNRTDEMAQDSHSSNFCVDSGKEEAS from the coding sequence ATGAGTTCCCAGACGGATATGTGGATGGAGTTTGCCAAAAGCTTTGGCCTGCTGTTTGCCGTTCTGGCCTTTTTTTTGATGTCACTTTATCTTATTCGCAGGTTCTCTGGTCGGCTTGGCACAAAAGGCTCTATAGAACTGATAAAGGTGTCATCTGTCTACCATTTATCACCCAAGGAAAAACTTGTGCTGGTATCTGTCCTGGGGGAATCAATACTCATCGGGGTTTCACCGGGCGGCATATCTTCTCTTGCCCGCTTTGACAAAAGCCCTGAAACGCCATTGAAACCTTCGCAAACAGCCGCAGGATTTCAGAATCTTCTTAAAAAAAGTCTGAAAAAAAGCAACCGTACAGACGAAATGGCCCAGGATAGTCATTCATCCAATTTCTGTGTCGATTCCGGTAAGGAAGAGGCATCATGA